In the genome of Rhodamnia argentea isolate NSW1041297 chromosome 3, ASM2092103v1, whole genome shotgun sequence, one region contains:
- the LOC125314341 gene encoding disease resistance protein RPP2B-like, which yields MGMDIVKQGCDDDPGRRSRLWVYDDVLDVLSCNMRDCAVKAIVLELPKRTEICIGPDAFTKLRKLKLLILRNVSFQGPVCLPNQLRYLEWAGCIPWIPEFSSGPNKLVVLDVSGGRMLGEPKQFEVSIYLH from the exons ATGGGTATGGATATTGTGAAACAAGGATGTGATGATGATCCCGGGAGACGCAGCAGGCTATGGGTGTATgatgatgttcttgatgttctaTCATGCAACATG AGAGATTGTGCTGTCAAAGCCATAGTGTTGGAGTTACCTAAGCGGACAGAGATATGTATTGGTCCCGATGCTTTTACTAAACTGAGAAAGTTGAAATTGCTTATCTTGCGCAATGTTTCTTTCCAAGGTCCTGTATGTCTTCCTAATCAGCTAAGATATTTGGAATGGGCTGGATGCATTCCctggattccagaattttcctctggTCCAAATAAATTAGTGGTACTTGATGTCAGCGGAGGCAGAATGCTGGGAGAGCCAAAACAATTTGAGGTGAGCATATACCtacattga